The genomic stretch CGCCTTCACAAACCTTGAGCATCACAATCTTGAATGCATTCTCCAGAACCTCCGCTTTCGATCCCTCAAGGAGGTGTTCCTTGAAGGCGTTCAAGGCGTTCTTGACATCAAAACTTTTTTGATGACCCAACAGGTCGGCCATTCGGGCCAAAACGCCTCTGAAGAACTCCTCGCGCTCCAGAATGTGAGAGTCCGGCTCCGACAACAGAGAGCCACCTTGTCCCGACGATGGGTTCACACTTTGCGTTTTCGATTGGATTCCGGTGAACCGAGGATCCCCGGCAAGCATTCGCAGCAGATTGGATCGGGTCAAAGACTCGCCTCCGGCGGCCAGGCCTTCCGCAGCTTCTATGAACATATCCGCCAGGTCGTCCGGCCGAATCAATGTACCCAAAACGGAGCCCTCTCACCAGTTGCTCGATTGTGTATCGATAGCCTCAAAGTGGCGGTGCGAATATCAACGGAATGTCGACTGAAAGACACCCCGGGCCTGAGGTAAAGTCGGCGCACTTCGACTGAGAACACGCCATCGACAATAGAAATTCCCCAATCCGTAGTCACCCATGAATACCGGCGACAAGAGCAGTTACTGCTTGGTGACAAGATCTGCAGAAAACAAAATATCAACCGGCGCCTCCATCGAACCAAAGACCGATGGATTTGGTTCTATCTTAACAATAGAAATCACCAACACACAAGCACCTCTATCCAGAATTGAGGTACGATTCAAAGCTAAGCAAGAAGGAAATGCTTGGATGATCGCGGCCCGATAGAAGACGAACACAGCCGTCGTCCCAGAAACAAAATAGTTGTGCGCTTTCGGCGAAAGCTGATAGAAGATAGGGAACAATTCGGAAGAGAACCATTTTCTGACATGACGGCTCTCTTGACAACGAAGAGATCCAATAAGGGGTAATGCTTGCACCGTCTCTGTCTCCGATGCTTTTCAAGCGTACGCTGAACTAAATGCACCGCGGATGGAAGTCGTTCCGTTTCGAGTCTTCTCATCGGTTTCGAGCCCTGTAAGGATGGTGGAGCGAAGAGGTTTTCGAGAGCGCATTGAATCGCCTGCCGCCACAGGCTGGATTTAAGCAGCATGATGGAGGCACGTCAACATCGTCTACTCAAATGGATTCACAAATACTCAACGACCGAACTCAAGAAAAGCCCCCCAGTTCGACACGAAAACGTGGGGCAAAACAGGGAACGGAAAATGCGCGTGCCGCCCGAGACCAAGGAAAGGTTGAAGAAAGAAATTACCGCGCGTCTATCGGAGTTTCCGGAAGTTCAGCGTGTGGTCATCTTCGGATCGTTCGTGACTTCCGATGATCCACACGATTTGGACATTGCCGTGTTTCAGGATTCGAACGAAAGCTACTATCCTTTGGCTCTTAAGTACCGGAAGAACCTGCGGAACGTCTCCAAGACCATCCCGCTGGATGTGATCCCCCTGCGTAAGACCTCGCAGCGAGACGCTTTCCTGACAGAGATTGAGAGGGGCGAGATCCTGTATGAAAGATGAAACGCGGACGTGGCTGTCTTTTGCGGACGAAAATCTCGCCGTCGCCCGGTTAACGCTGGAACATGGTCACCTGAATGCCTGTCTCCAGAACGCTCAGCAGGCCGTAGAAAAGTATCTGAAGGCGATGATCGTCGAGCTGGACATCGAATTCCGGCGGACCCACAGCATCCGTGAACTGGCGGGCCTTCTCGGGTCCCAGGACATCTCAGTCGTCCTTGCTGAGGATGAAATGGACCTGATGGACGCCATCTATGTGCCGTCCAAATACCCGGTCTACACGGCATTGCCGTACATGGAACCCGAAACCGCAATCTGTGAGGAGGCTTTGGAGATCGCCGGTAAGATCCGAAAACGGGTATGGGTTACTTTGCAGCCGGGCGATTTTCCCCCTGATCCCTAAGATACGCTTCTCACTCCTCCCTCTCCAAGCCCTCGCCTGCCGCCGAGCCGAGCTGCTCGCGGATCCGCAGAACGTCTTCCCGGATGGGCGGAAAGGGGTAATTCCGCATGAGAGGGCCGGGCCGCGAGTTGGCAAAGGGCCGGTTGCAGGCCACCTGCCCATCGTATCCCTCGCAACCGCTCGTCCGAAAAGGCGCCCCCGAATCAACGACCTCGTCGAGTTCCCGCGGCAAAAGCCCAAAATCCCTGATGCGGCCTTTCCCGTCATAACCGAACTTGTCCGCCCGGAAGAGTCCCCCGTCGATCAGGTAGCGAGCCAGTTGTATCCGACGGTACTGATCCAGGGGAGGCGGTTCATGCCCGGCCATTTTGGAATCCGGTTCCGGGAAGAACGAAAACAGATGGGTCCTACCCCCTGCGTCCCGGACCCGCTGCAGGGCTGCGCACATCTGCTCTTCGGTTTCGCCCATGCCCACCATGAAGTGGGAGCCCGCATGACCCTCTCCGAACACGCTAAGCGCCTCGGTCAAACACTGCCAGTACCTGTCCCATTTGTGCGGCCCTCCAACCCCAGATCCCCGGAATCGGTCGAACAGGTCGGGCGTCGCCGTATCGATGGCCACACCGATCTTGTCCGCCCCGGCGGCTTTGAAATCCACAAGATCGTCGTACCCGACAATGGAAGGCGAGATCAGCAGGGAAACCGGGATGTCGAAGGCGGATCTCAAACGCCGGCACACGTCCTTCGTATCCTGGACCGCACGTTTGTGGGTGATCATGGAAATACAGATTCTCTTGACCCTCTCCTGTCGTTCGGAGATGCGTTCCAGGATATCGTCCACCGGATACATGGGCCAGGGCACGCGTATGAAGCTTTTCCCCTCGTACGTGCCGCGACGATGACTCGACAGGCCGCAGTAAGCACATTTGGCCGCACATCCCTGACGATAGGTGAGCAACAGGTTGATGCAATAGAGTCTGGCGTTCCGGTAGAAGAGTCCTTTTTTGTAGCCGAGCGTCATGGCGGCCGCCAGACTCATCCTCACGGCATGAGGGCTCTCGAAATTGTGCGCGTCTTCAGTGGGCATTTCTCTCTCGTTTCCGTATAGCCTTGGCTCATCGGCCGCTAGGCCCTATGATTCGCCGTTGACCTCGCTGTAGTATTCTCTGAATGCGATCCAGCAGTGCTTGATGATCTCGTCCAATCTAAACCATTCGTTCTCGAGCCGTCGCCGCCTCTCGACAGCCCTTTGGTGGCTGTGCCCGAAGAGACTCAGCCACTCTTGTTCATATCGGGACAGCAGTGTCAGGTCCCCCGCTTCGGCCGC from Deltaproteobacteria bacterium encodes the following:
- a CDS encoding nucleotidyltransferase domain-containing protein, which produces MRVPPETKERLKKEITARLSEFPEVQRVVIFGSFVTSDDPHDLDIAVFQDSNESYYPLALKYRKNLRNVSKTIPLDVIPLRKTSQRDAFLTEIERGEILYER
- a CDS encoding radical SAM protein, with amino-acid sequence MPTEDAHNFESPHAVRMSLAAAMTLGYKKGLFYRNARLYCINLLLTYRQGCAAKCAYCGLSSHRRGTYEGKSFIRVPWPMYPVDDILERISERQERVKRICISMITHKRAVQDTKDVCRRLRSAFDIPVSLLISPSIVGYDDLVDFKAAGADKIGVAIDTATPDLFDRFRGSGVGGPHKWDRYWQCLTEALSVFGEGHAGSHFMVGMGETEEQMCAALQRVRDAGGRTHLFSFFPEPDSKMAGHEPPPLDQYRRIQLARYLIDGGLFRADKFGYDGKGRIRDFGLLPRELDEVVDSGAPFRTSGCEGYDGQVACNRPFANSRPGPLMRNYPFPPIREDVLRIREQLGSAAGEGLEREE
- a CDS encoding HEPN domain-containing protein — translated: MKDETRTWLSFADENLAVARLTLEHGHLNACLQNAQQAVEKYLKAMIVELDIEFRRTHSIRELAGLLGSQDISVVLAEDEMDLMDAIYVPSKYPVYTALPYMEPETAICEEALEIAGKIRKRVWVTLQPGDFPPDP